The proteins below come from a single Arthrobacter sp. B1I2 genomic window:
- the argF gene encoding ornithine carbamoyltransferase, with protein MTTATRHFLKDTDLSPAEQAEVLELAARMKAAPYSVQPFAAEGSGRKTVAVIFDKTSTRTRVSFAAGIADMGGNALIINPGEAQIGHKESVEDTAKVLERMVSTIVWRTGPHAGLVAMAENSRVPVINALCDDYHPCQLLADLLAVKEHKGNLKGLTMSYLGDAANNMANSYLLAGVTAGMHVRIAGPEGYLPAADIVAAAKGRAAETGGSVLITTDAKEALQGADVVATDTWVSMGQEAEKEARMKLFRDYSVDSDAMALAADDAVVLHCLPAYRGYEISADVIDGPQSIVWDEAENRLHAQKALMAWLMHRSGLAFVEGLSPVEGTGESTF; from the coding sequence GTGACTACCGCAACCCGGCACTTCCTCAAGGACACCGACCTCAGCCCCGCCGAACAGGCGGAAGTCCTCGAACTTGCCGCCCGCATGAAGGCTGCCCCTTACAGTGTCCAGCCGTTCGCCGCGGAAGGCAGCGGACGCAAGACGGTGGCCGTGATCTTCGACAAGACCTCCACCCGGACCCGCGTCTCGTTCGCCGCCGGCATCGCGGACATGGGCGGCAACGCCCTGATCATCAACCCCGGCGAGGCGCAGATCGGACACAAGGAATCCGTGGAGGACACCGCCAAGGTGCTGGAACGGATGGTCTCCACCATCGTGTGGCGCACCGGCCCGCACGCCGGCCTGGTGGCCATGGCCGAGAACTCCAGGGTTCCGGTCATCAACGCCCTCTGCGATGACTACCACCCGTGCCAGCTCCTGGCCGACCTGCTCGCCGTCAAGGAACACAAGGGCAATCTCAAGGGCCTCACCATGAGCTACCTTGGGGATGCCGCCAACAACATGGCCAACTCCTACCTGCTGGCCGGAGTCACCGCCGGCATGCACGTCCGGATCGCCGGACCGGAGGGCTACCTGCCGGCCGCGGACATCGTGGCAGCCGCGAAGGGACGAGCTGCTGAAACCGGCGGTTCCGTGCTCATCACCACAGATGCGAAGGAAGCGCTGCAGGGGGCCGACGTCGTGGCCACCGATACCTGGGTTTCAATGGGCCAGGAAGCCGAAAAGGAAGCCCGGATGAAGCTCTTCCGGGACTACTCCGTCGACTCGGACGCCATGGCACTCGCCGCGGATGACGCCGTCGTGCTTCACTGCCTGCCTGCCTACCGCGGCTACGAGATCTCCGCCGATGTCATCGACGGCCCGCAGTCGATCGTCTGGGACGAGGCGGAAAACCGGCTGCACGCCCAGAAGGCGCTGATGGCCTGGCTGATGCACCGCTCGGGCCTGGCCTTCGTCGAGGGTCTTTCGCCCGTTGAAGGCACTGGGGAGAGCACGTTCTAG
- a CDS encoding acetylornithine transaminase produces MNTVEKSPVTELVETTGHAGSEWLSRYSSSLMNVFGTPQRVLVRGAGCLVWDADGKEYLDLLGGIAVNALGHAHPFVTSVIASQLATLGHVSNFFTSPTQIALAEKLLALSDAPAGSKVFFTNSGTEANEAAFKLARRNTGGGDTKRTKIIALEGAFHGRTMGALALTAKEAYRAPFEPLPGGVEHIPFGDIEALKDAVDETVAAVFLEPIQGEAGVRPLPPGYLRAARELTARVGALLILDEVQTGIGRTGKWFASEDAGIVPDAVTLAKGLGGGFPVGALVTFGEQVSSLLSAGQHGTTFGGNPVATAAALATLHTLESQHVLANVVAVGEHLRSGLAAIQGVTEVRGEGLLIGFDLDADVAPAVVQAGLEAGFIVNSPGPRTIRLAPPLILTTAQADSFLAAFPAILQTAKDAQ; encoded by the coding sequence ATGAACACCGTCGAGAAGTCCCCAGTGACTGAGTTAGTGGAAACCACCGGCCACGCCGGCTCCGAGTGGCTCTCCCGCTACTCCAGCTCGCTCATGAACGTGTTCGGCACGCCGCAGCGGGTCCTGGTCCGCGGCGCCGGCTGCCTGGTGTGGGACGCCGACGGCAAGGAGTACCTGGACCTGCTGGGCGGCATCGCCGTCAACGCCCTGGGCCACGCCCACCCGTTCGTGACGTCAGTCATCGCCAGCCAGCTGGCAACGCTCGGCCACGTGTCCAACTTCTTCACCAGCCCCACCCAGATTGCTCTGGCCGAAAAGCTCCTGGCCCTCAGCGATGCGCCGGCCGGTTCCAAGGTGTTCTTCACCAACTCAGGAACCGAGGCCAACGAGGCCGCCTTCAAGCTGGCCCGCCGCAACACAGGCGGAGGGGATACCAAGCGGACCAAAATCATCGCCCTTGAGGGCGCGTTCCATGGCCGGACCATGGGCGCCCTGGCGCTCACGGCCAAGGAAGCCTACCGTGCTCCCTTCGAGCCGCTGCCCGGCGGCGTGGAGCACATTCCGTTCGGGGACATCGAGGCGCTCAAAGACGCAGTCGATGAAACCGTTGCGGCGGTCTTCCTTGAGCCAATCCAGGGTGAGGCGGGCGTACGCCCCCTGCCGCCCGGATACCTGAGGGCTGCACGCGAACTGACGGCCCGGGTCGGAGCATTGCTGATCCTGGACGAGGTCCAGACCGGCATCGGCCGCACGGGCAAGTGGTTCGCCAGCGAGGACGCCGGAATTGTCCCCGACGCCGTCACACTCGCCAAGGGCCTGGGCGGCGGATTCCCCGTCGGTGCCCTGGTCACCTTTGGCGAGCAGGTTTCGTCGCTGTTGTCCGCCGGTCAGCATGGCACCACCTTCGGCGGCAATCCAGTGGCGACCGCCGCCGCCCTCGCCACCCTCCACACCCTTGAAAGCCAGCACGTGCTCGCTAATGTGGTGGCCGTGGGGGAGCACCTGCGCTCCGGCCTGGCCGCCATCCAGGGAGTCACCGAGGTCAGGGGTGAGGGACTCCTGATCGGCTTCGACCTCGACGCCGATGTGGCCCCCGCCGTGGTGCAGGCCGGCCTTGAAGCAGGGTTCATCGTCAACAGCCCGGGCCCCCGCACCATCCGCCTGGCGCCGCCGCTGATCCTCACCACGGCACAGGCCGACTCCTTCCTCGCCGCCTTCCCGGCAATCCTCCAGACAGCTAAGGACGCCCAGTGA
- the argB gene encoding acetylglutamate kinase, protein MNTQTRETTSMSDAQDKAATLIEALPWIQRFAGTIMVVKYGGNAMVNDELRRAFAEDIVFLHHVGIHPVVVHGGGPQINSMLARLGIESEFKGGLRVTTPEAMDVVRMVLTGQVGRELVGLINSHGPYAVGMSGEDGGLLRAVRTGTVVDGEEVDLGLVGEVVGVDPAGIVDILDAGRIPVISTVAPEIVDGGDSVAGTARFQPTGQVLNVNADTAAAAVASALGASKLVILTDVEGLYANWPDKSSLISSLTASELREMLPRLESGMIPKMAACLKAVDEGVERAHIVDGRLAHSMLLETFTTAGIGTQVVPDEEING, encoded by the coding sequence ATGAACACCCAGACGCGTGAAACCACCAGCATGTCCGACGCCCAGGACAAGGCAGCAACCCTGATCGAGGCGCTGCCCTGGATCCAGCGCTTCGCCGGCACCATCATGGTGGTCAAGTACGGCGGCAACGCCATGGTCAACGACGAACTCCGGCGCGCTTTCGCCGAAGACATCGTCTTCCTCCACCACGTGGGCATTCATCCCGTGGTGGTCCATGGCGGCGGCCCCCAGATCAACTCCATGCTCGCGCGGCTCGGCATTGAGTCAGAGTTCAAGGGCGGCCTGCGCGTCACCACGCCCGAGGCCATGGACGTGGTCCGCATGGTCCTCACCGGCCAGGTGGGACGCGAACTCGTGGGCCTGATCAACTCCCACGGCCCCTACGCCGTGGGGATGTCCGGCGAAGACGGCGGCCTCCTGCGCGCCGTCCGCACCGGCACCGTGGTGGACGGGGAAGAGGTCGACCTCGGCCTGGTGGGCGAGGTGGTGGGTGTCGACCCCGCGGGCATCGTGGACATCCTCGACGCCGGCCGCATCCCCGTGATCTCCACGGTGGCCCCGGAAATTGTCGACGGCGGCGACAGCGTGGCGGGGACCGCACGGTTCCAGCCCACGGGCCAGGTCCTGAACGTCAATGCGGATACGGCAGCGGCCGCGGTGGCCTCGGCCCTGGGCGCCTCCAAGCTGGTGATCCTGACCGACGTCGAAGGCCTCTACGCCAACTGGCCGGACAAGTCCTCCCTGATTTCCTCGCTCACGGCGTCGGAACTGCGGGAGATGCTGCCCAGGCTCGAATCCGGAATGATCCCCAAGATGGCCGCCTGCCTCAAGGCCGTTGACGAGGGCGTGGAACGGGCCCACATCGTGGACGGGCGCCTGGCCCATTCCATGCTTCTTGAAACATTTACGACGGCGGGCATTGGCACCCAGGTCGTCCCCGACGAGGAGATCAACGGATGA
- the argJ gene encoding bifunctional glutamate N-acetyltransferase/amino-acid acetyltransferase ArgJ: MTVTTPRGFRAAGVTAGLKASGNPDLALVVNDGPSKAAAAVFTSNRVAAAPVHWSRQVVSDGRVDAVILNSGGANACTGPTGFQNTHSTAEKVAEVLGISATDVFVCSTGLIGEQLPMDKILPGVEAAAAALSTEGGPAAGTAIMTTDSVPKSALFIGTDTDGQEFSIGGIAKGAGMLAPGLATMLVVLTTDAMVQPELLDVVLRDATRVTFDRADSDGCMSTNDTVVLLASGASGAVPSAEAFGTGLTQVCAELARKLIADAEGASHDIAIRTFNAASEADAETVSRSVARSNLFKAAIFGKDPNWGRVLSAVGTTDAAFEPDKLNVAMNGVQICRNGSIGDDRSLVDLEPREVLVEIDLQAGDAEATIWTNDLTHDYVHENSAYSS, encoded by the coding sequence GTGACCGTCACCACACCCCGGGGATTCCGGGCAGCCGGCGTCACCGCCGGACTGAAGGCCTCCGGCAACCCGGACCTCGCCCTGGTCGTCAATGACGGCCCGTCCAAGGCTGCCGCCGCCGTCTTTACCAGCAACAGGGTGGCTGCAGCCCCCGTGCACTGGTCCCGCCAGGTGGTCTCCGACGGGCGCGTGGACGCGGTCATCCTTAACTCCGGCGGAGCGAACGCGTGTACCGGGCCCACCGGCTTCCAGAACACCCACAGCACCGCCGAAAAAGTGGCTGAGGTCCTGGGCATCTCTGCCACGGATGTCTTCGTCTGCTCCACCGGCCTGATCGGTGAACAGTTGCCCATGGACAAGATCCTGCCGGGTGTGGAAGCCGCCGCTGCGGCGCTCAGCACCGAGGGCGGCCCGGCTGCCGGCACGGCCATCATGACCACCGACAGCGTGCCCAAGTCCGCGCTGTTCATCGGCACCGACACCGACGGCCAGGAATTCAGCATCGGCGGCATCGCCAAGGGAGCAGGCATGCTGGCCCCCGGCCTGGCCACCATGCTGGTGGTGCTCACCACGGACGCCATGGTGCAGCCGGAACTGCTCGACGTCGTCCTCCGCGATGCCACCCGCGTCACCTTCGACCGTGCCGACTCCGACGGCTGCATGTCCACCAATGACACCGTGGTCCTGCTGGCCTCCGGCGCCTCTGGCGCAGTACCGTCAGCCGAGGCCTTCGGCACCGGTCTCACCCAGGTCTGCGCCGAGCTCGCACGGAAGCTGATCGCCGACGCCGAAGGCGCCAGCCACGACATCGCCATCCGCACCTTCAACGCCGCCAGCGAAGCGGATGCCGAAACGGTCAGCCGCTCGGTGGCCCGCTCCAACCTGTTCAAGGCCGCCATTTTCGGCAAGGACCCCAACTGGGGCCGTGTGCTCTCCGCCGTTGGCACCACGGACGCGGCGTTCGAACCGGACAAGCTCAATGTGGCCATGAACGGCGTCCAGATCTGCCGCAATGGCAGCATCGGCGACGACCGCAGCCTGGTGGACCTGGAACCGCGGGAGGTGCTGGTGGAGATCGACCTTCAGGCAGGCGATGCCGAAGCCACGATCTGGACCAACGACCTCACCCACGACTACGTGCACGAGAACAGCGCCTACTCCAGCTAG
- the argC gene encoding N-acetyl-gamma-glutamyl-phosphate reductase — protein MTISVAVSGASGYAGGEVLRLLAGHPGVTIGAITAHSNAGSRLGELQPHLHGLASRILEDTTVENLSGHDVVFLALPHGASAEIAAQLPEGTIVIDAGADHRLEDAAAWEKFYGSAHAGTWPYGLPELPGQREALKGAKRIAVPGCYPTSALLALTPGFAAHLLEPDDVVIVSASGTSGAGKAAKVNLIGAEVMGSMSPYGVGGGHRHTPEIEQGLSSAAGEQVTVSFTPTLAPMSRGILTTATAKVKAGTTAAQLRLAWAEAYDDEPFVHVLPEGQWPGTKSVQGSNHAAMQLAFDAHTGRVIVTCVIDNLTKGTAGGAVQSMNIALGLPETAGLNLQGVAP, from the coding sequence ATGACTATTTCTGTTGCGGTTTCCGGAGCCAGCGGGTACGCCGGGGGAGAGGTCCTCCGCCTCCTTGCCGGACACCCCGGGGTGACCATCGGCGCCATCACAGCCCACAGCAACGCAGGGTCCCGCTTGGGCGAACTGCAGCCGCACCTGCACGGACTGGCCAGCCGCATCCTCGAGGACACCACCGTGGAGAACCTGTCCGGCCACGATGTTGTCTTCCTCGCGCTGCCGCACGGTGCTTCCGCTGAGATCGCCGCCCAGCTGCCCGAAGGAACAATCGTCATCGACGCCGGCGCCGACCACCGCCTTGAGGACGCCGCAGCCTGGGAGAAGTTCTACGGCTCGGCACATGCCGGCACCTGGCCCTACGGACTTCCGGAACTGCCCGGCCAGCGCGAAGCCCTCAAGGGCGCCAAGCGCATCGCCGTGCCCGGGTGCTACCCCACGTCCGCCCTCCTGGCACTGACCCCCGGGTTCGCCGCGCACCTGTTGGAGCCCGACGACGTCGTGATCGTTTCCGCGTCCGGCACCTCGGGTGCCGGCAAGGCGGCCAAGGTCAACCTGATCGGCGCCGAAGTGATGGGCTCCATGAGCCCCTACGGCGTGGGCGGCGGCCACCGGCACACACCCGAGATCGAGCAGGGCCTTTCCAGCGCGGCGGGGGAGCAGGTCACCGTTTCCTTCACGCCCACCCTCGCTCCGATGAGCCGGGGCATCCTCACCACCGCCACGGCAAAGGTCAAGGCCGGCACCACCGCCGCGCAGCTGCGTTTGGCCTGGGCCGAGGCGTATGACGATGAGCCGTTCGTGCACGTGCTGCCCGAGGGCCAGTGGCCCGGAACCAAGTCGGTCCAGGGCTCCAACCACGCGGCCATGCAGCTGGCATTCGACGCCCACACCGGCCGGGTGATCGTCACCTGCGTGATTGACAACCTCACCAAGGGCACCGCCGGCGGCGCCGTGCAATCCATGAATATCGCACTCGGCCTGCCGGAAACCGCCGGCCTCAACCTGCAGGGAGTAGCCCCGTGA
- a CDS encoding quinone oxidoreductase family protein codes for MTHAIVARQAGGPEVLDYTEVETPVPGPGQLLFKVGAAGVNFIDTYKRSGTYKVPYPLVPGTEAAGTVEAVGEGVTGFSVGDRIATAEGINCYADYALVGQDAALPVPKGLDVFTAAALPLQGITAHYLMNSTFKVEPGHKVLLHAGAGGVGLLLIQLLKARGAEVITTVSTDEKEQLASDAGADHVLRYEGFAERVRDITSGTGVDVVYDGVGKDTFDGSLATLRVRGMLVLFGAASGPVPPFDPQRLNAGGSLFLTRPTMGHYLRDATERRWRSDEVFAAAADGSLKVRIGARYPLSQAAQAHRDLEGRKTTGKVILVP; via the coding sequence ATGACGCACGCAATCGTCGCACGGCAGGCAGGCGGACCGGAAGTCCTTGACTACACCGAAGTTGAAACACCCGTTCCGGGGCCGGGCCAGCTGCTGTTCAAAGTGGGCGCGGCCGGCGTCAACTTCATCGACACCTACAAGCGCAGCGGCACCTACAAAGTTCCGTACCCCCTCGTTCCCGGCACGGAGGCCGCAGGAACGGTGGAGGCAGTGGGTGAAGGTGTCACCGGCTTCTCCGTCGGTGACCGGATCGCCACGGCCGAGGGCATCAACTGCTACGCGGACTACGCACTGGTGGGCCAGGATGCCGCGCTGCCGGTACCGAAGGGCCTGGACGTCTTCACCGCCGCCGCCCTCCCCCTGCAGGGCATCACCGCCCATTACCTGATGAACTCAACGTTCAAGGTGGAGCCTGGCCACAAGGTCCTGCTGCATGCCGGTGCTGGCGGCGTGGGGCTGCTCCTGATCCAGCTGCTTAAAGCCCGGGGCGCCGAAGTCATCACCACGGTCTCCACGGATGAAAAGGAGCAGTTGGCGTCCGACGCCGGCGCGGACCACGTGCTGCGCTACGAGGGTTTTGCGGAGCGGGTCAGGGACATCACCAGCGGGACCGGCGTGGACGTCGTCTACGACGGCGTGGGGAAGGATACCTTCGACGGCTCGCTTGCTACGCTGCGGGTCCGGGGAATGCTGGTGCTTTTCGGTGCCGCGTCGGGCCCCGTCCCGCCGTTTGACCCGCAGCGCCTCAACGCCGGCGGCTCGCTGTTCCTGACCCGCCCCACCATGGGCCACTACCTGCGGGACGCGACGGAGCGGCGCTGGCGCTCGGACGAGGTCTTTGCTGCCGCCGCCGACGGCAGCCTGAAAGTGCGGATCGGCGCCCGCTACCCGTTGAGCCAGGCGGCCCAGGCGCACCGCGACCTCGAAGGCCGCAAGACCACCGGCAAGGTCATCCTGGTTCCCTAG
- the pheT gene encoding phenylalanine--tRNA ligase subunit beta, whose translation MRIPLSWLREFAAVPADATAEDVMAELVKVGFEEEAVHRPTDTLRGPIVVGQVLSLVKEPQTNGKTINWCQVRVVPEGQEQTLTGDGIDPSGVQGIICGAHNFVEGDKVVVTLPGAVLPGDFRISARKTYGHLSAGMIASVRELGIGEDHDGILVLSRIGLDPEIGTDAMELLGLYDQAAEINVTPDRGYAFSIRGVAREYAHATGTSFTDPAGKVHAPAELSGGYGIKLNDDAPIYGKPGCDRFVARTVRGVDATRPTPPWMVSRLRLAGVRSISLPVDISNYVMLELGQPTHCYDLDKLSGDIVVRRASAGEKITTLDGKERTLDAEDLLITDESGAIGIAGVMGGATTEVSDSTSNVLVESAHFDEVSIGRSRRRHKLPSEASKRFERGVDWQVAGLAAQRVVDLLVELAGGTADEAGTDVGTAPETVTIELPAGFPAALIGIDFTEEQIVTSLEDLGAVVEKNDGGWTVTPPSWRSDLEAKEDLTEEIARLVGYDKIPATLPVAPPGRGLTRTQQQRRRLIQALADAGLTEVLSYPFVSKAANDTFGTAEEGAARSAVKLANPISEEQGYLRTSILPGLIEVAKRNHSRGFRDLALFESGLVFLPEGTVGTASIPPLGAKPATEVLDALYDGVPDQPFHLAAVLTGHDSPAAASHTPRAWDWADALDVARLAGDVLGVDLVVSQGSHQAFHPGRTARLALRTGETVGYAGELHPKLLAASDMPARSMALELNADALFEAAPDVIVARDISTFPVATQDVALVVPAEVPADEVLATLREGAGELLEDVALFDVYAGKGIEEGKKSLAFGLRFRAADRTLTADEASAAREGAVALAAERFGAVQR comes from the coding sequence GTGCGTATCCCCCTTTCCTGGTTGCGTGAATTCGCGGCCGTACCGGCCGATGCAACGGCCGAAGACGTCATGGCCGAGCTGGTCAAGGTCGGCTTTGAAGAAGAGGCCGTCCACCGTCCCACCGACACCCTGCGGGGTCCCATCGTGGTGGGCCAGGTCCTCAGCCTGGTGAAGGAACCGCAGACCAACGGCAAAACCATCAACTGGTGCCAGGTCCGCGTTGTCCCCGAAGGGCAGGAGCAGACCCTCACCGGAGACGGCATTGACCCGTCCGGTGTCCAGGGCATCATCTGCGGCGCCCACAACTTCGTTGAGGGCGACAAGGTGGTGGTCACCCTCCCGGGCGCCGTGCTGCCCGGGGACTTCCGTATCTCGGCCCGCAAGACCTACGGCCACCTCTCCGCCGGCATGATTGCCTCAGTCCGCGAACTGGGCATCGGCGAGGACCACGACGGCATCCTGGTGTTGTCCCGTATTGGGCTGGACCCCGAAATCGGCACTGATGCCATGGAGCTGCTGGGGCTCTACGACCAGGCTGCCGAAATCAATGTCACCCCCGACCGCGGCTACGCGTTCTCCATCCGCGGCGTGGCCCGGGAATACGCGCACGCCACCGGTACCTCCTTCACAGACCCGGCCGGCAAGGTCCACGCGCCCGCGGAACTGTCCGGCGGCTACGGCATCAAGCTCAACGATGACGCGCCCATCTACGGCAAGCCCGGCTGCGACCGCTTTGTGGCACGCACCGTGCGCGGCGTGGATGCCACCAGGCCCACCCCGCCGTGGATGGTGTCCCGGCTCCGGCTGGCAGGCGTCCGCTCCATCTCGCTGCCGGTGGACATTTCCAACTACGTCATGCTCGAACTCGGCCAGCCCACGCACTGCTACGACCTGGACAAGCTGTCCGGTGACATCGTAGTGCGGCGTGCGTCCGCCGGCGAGAAGATCACCACCCTGGACGGCAAGGAACGCACCCTTGACGCCGAGGACCTGCTCATCACCGACGAGTCCGGCGCCATCGGCATTGCCGGCGTCATGGGCGGCGCGACAACCGAGGTGAGTGACTCGACGTCGAACGTCCTGGTGGAATCGGCCCACTTTGACGAGGTGTCCATCGGGCGGTCGCGGCGCCGGCACAAGCTGCCGTCCGAGGCGTCCAAGCGCTTCGAACGCGGGGTTGACTGGCAGGTGGCGGGCCTCGCTGCCCAGCGTGTGGTGGATCTGCTGGTGGAACTGGCCGGTGGCACGGCGGATGAAGCGGGAACTGACGTGGGCACAGCCCCGGAGACCGTCACCATTGAGCTGCCCGCCGGCTTCCCCGCCGCCCTGATCGGGATCGATTTCACGGAAGAGCAGATCGTCACCTCCCTTGAGGACCTGGGCGCCGTGGTGGAGAAGAACGACGGCGGCTGGACCGTTACGCCGCCCAGTTGGCGCAGCGACCTGGAGGCCAAGGAAGACCTGACTGAGGAAATCGCCCGGCTGGTGGGCTACGACAAGATTCCCGCCACCCTGCCCGTGGCCCCTCCCGGCCGCGGCCTTACCCGGACCCAGCAGCAGCGCCGGCGCCTGATCCAGGCCCTGGCGGATGCCGGACTCACCGAGGTCCTGTCCTACCCGTTCGTTTCCAAGGCGGCCAACGACACCTTCGGCACGGCGGAAGAGGGTGCGGCCCGGAGTGCTGTCAAGCTCGCCAACCCGATCAGCGAGGAGCAGGGCTACCTGCGCACCTCCATCCTGCCCGGGCTGATCGAGGTGGCTAAGCGGAACCACTCCCGCGGCTTCCGTGACCTGGCCCTGTTCGAATCTGGCCTGGTGTTCCTGCCCGAAGGGACCGTGGGCACCGCGTCCATTCCGCCGCTGGGCGCCAAGCCTGCCACGGAGGTGCTCGACGCACTGTACGACGGCGTCCCGGACCAGCCGTTCCACCTGGCCGCCGTCCTGACGGGCCATGATTCCCCGGCCGCCGCCTCCCACACGCCGCGCGCGTGGGACTGGGCGGATGCGCTGGATGTTGCCCGCTTGGCGGGGGACGTCCTTGGCGTTGACCTCGTGGTCAGCCAGGGCAGCCACCAGGCGTTCCATCCCGGCCGCACCGCCCGGCTCGCGCTGCGGACAGGGGAGACCGTGGGGTACGCGGGCGAACTGCACCCGAAGCTGCTGGCAGCTTCGGACATGCCTGCGCGTTCGATGGCGCTGGAACTCAATGCTGACGCCCTGTTCGAGGCGGCACCGGACGTTATCGTGGCGCGCGATATTTCCACGTTCCCGGTGGCCACCCAGGACGTTGCCCTTGTGGTCCCCGCCGAGGTGCCCGCGGACGAGGTGCTTGCCACCCTGCGTGAAGGTGCGGGTGAGTTGCTGGAAGACGTGGCACTGTTCGACGTCTATGCAGGCAAGGGCATCGAGGAGGGCAAGAAGTCACTGGCCTTCGGCCTCCGGTTCCGGGCGGCTGACCGCACACTGACCGCTGATGAAGCCTCGGCGGCGCGTGAAGGCGCAGTTGCGCTGGCTGCCGAGCGCTTTGGAGCGGTCCAGCGCTGA
- a CDS encoding SIMPL domain-containing protein yields the protein MDQDTQAQTVTVTGTGWAEAVPDLMLVSVGIECSAASVAEAYAASGEALAAVGSVLRSRGVSPSDLRSTGLTVRADLAWRDGEGQKLVGYVASASLTVRLRDIGSAAATISEAVGAAGDVVRLNNLQLILSDESAVRAEARDAAWQDALRTAEQYAALASASLGRVLSVTDQHPPVGPVPLAGLQRASAIEGPAVEPGANRVEAAVSVTWELRH from the coding sequence ATGGACCAGGATACCCAGGCGCAAACAGTCACCGTAACGGGGACGGGATGGGCGGAAGCAGTCCCTGACCTGATGCTGGTTTCGGTGGGGATCGAATGCAGCGCCGCATCGGTGGCGGAAGCATACGCGGCTTCCGGAGAAGCCCTGGCCGCGGTGGGCTCGGTCCTCCGCAGCCGCGGCGTTTCCCCCAGTGATCTCCGCTCTACCGGCCTGACCGTCCGGGCCGACCTCGCCTGGCGTGACGGCGAAGGCCAGAAACTCGTGGGCTATGTTGCGTCCGCCAGCCTCACGGTAAGACTCCGGGACATCGGCAGCGCCGCCGCCACCATTTCAGAGGCCGTCGGCGCGGCCGGCGATGTTGTCCGGCTGAACAACCTGCAGCTGATTCTTTCCGACGAGTCCGCTGTCCGGGCAGAGGCCCGGGATGCCGCCTGGCAGGACGCGCTTCGCACCGCCGAACAGTATGCCGCGCTGGCCTCGGCCAGCCTGGGCCGGGTGCTGTCTGTGACAGACCAGCACCCCCCGGTGGGACCGGTTCCGCTCGCCGGGCTGCAGCGCGCCTCTGCCATCGAAGGGCCGGCGGTCGAACCGGGCGCGAACCGGGTGGAGGCAGCGGTCAGTGTCACCTGGGAGCTGCGGCATTAG
- a CDS encoding Rv2578c family radical SAM protein: MRWEAQTLVPTPDTTGGAVPALLPLAGLVRSVTTPEFAGITFHEVTAKSMLNRVPAGSKMPFEWTVNPYRGCSHACVYCFARKTHTYLDFDAGMDFDSQVVVKVNAAEILRKELKKASWTRQQVALGTNTDPYQRAEGRYRLMPGIITALAESGTPLSILTKGTLLARDIPLLKRAATQVPVGLGISLAMTDEALSEAIEPGTPGPRARLKLVSRLREAGLPCGVMAMPILPWLSDSDEALDALFSSLAAAGATGVSAGALYLKPGTREWFMKWIAAHHPELAGRYRRLYGTGSYASKEYRTWLAGKVRYFKARHGFSYSTGFSHRDLNNNDLDDPRAEEAEYPAGTIPAAVPEGSAEVSSASRLSQQDALF; encoded by the coding sequence ATGAGATGGGAAGCGCAAACACTGGTCCCCACGCCGGATACCACGGGCGGGGCTGTTCCGGCACTGCTTCCCCTGGCAGGCCTGGTCCGCTCTGTCACCACTCCGGAGTTCGCCGGAATCACGTTCCACGAGGTCACTGCCAAATCGATGCTCAACAGGGTTCCTGCAGGGTCAAAGATGCCCTTCGAATGGACCGTGAATCCCTACCGCGGCTGTAGCCACGCCTGCGTGTACTGCTTTGCCCGCAAGACGCACACCTACCTGGACTTCGACGCCGGCATGGACTTTGACAGCCAGGTGGTGGTGAAGGTGAACGCCGCGGAGATCCTCCGGAAGGAACTGAAGAAGGCATCCTGGACGCGCCAGCAGGTGGCGCTGGGCACCAACACCGATCCCTACCAGCGGGCCGAGGGCCGGTACCGGCTGATGCCTGGCATTATTACCGCTTTGGCGGAGTCCGGCACTCCCCTGTCCATCCTCACCAAGGGAACGCTGCTGGCCCGGGACATTCCGCTGCTCAAAAGGGCCGCCACGCAGGTGCCCGTAGGGCTGGGCATTTCCCTGGCCATGACGGACGAAGCCCTCTCGGAGGCCATCGAGCCTGGAACCCCGGGACCGAGGGCGCGACTCAAACTGGTCTCCCGCCTCCGCGAGGCCGGACTGCCCTGCGGCGTCATGGCCATGCCCATCCTGCCGTGGCTGTCCGACAGTGACGAGGCCCTGGATGCGCTGTTCAGCTCACTGGCTGCCGCCGGCGCAACCGGAGTCAGCGCCGGCGCCCTGTACCTGAAGCCGGGTACCCGGGAATGGTTCATGAAGTGGATCGCCGCACACCACCCCGAACTCGCCGGCCGCTACCGGCGGCTGTACGGAACAGGCTCCTATGCCTCAAAGGAGTACCGCACGTGGCTTGCCGGCAAGGTCCGCTACTTCAAGGCACGCCACGGCTTTTCGTATTCCACCGGCTTCAGCCACCGGGACCTGAACAACAATGACCTGGACGACCCACGGGCCGAGGAAGCGGAATATCCAGCCGGGACCATTCCCGCCGCGGTTCCGGAGGGCTCCGCTGAAGTTTCTTCCGCGTCCCGGCTTTCGCAGCAGGACGCGCTCTTCTAG